A window of Chryseobacterium scophthalmum genomic DNA:
GATTCTTACATTTTCTTTATCATATCCAATGAAAGAATCCAGAAAGAAGTTTATGTAATTTTTATACGCAGCTTCTGTAAACGGAATGATCACAACTTCTTCAATTTCTTTTGATTTAATTAAAACAACTTTCAAAGTTTTGTTTAAAACTTCAGATGTATTAATTGTAAATGTTTCGTAATCATCTTTCTGAAAAACCAGACTGTTATTATTTGTTGAATTGAGGCTAAAGCTTCCGTTTGCTGAAGAAACTGTTCCTGTTTTTGTTCCGTCGAGATAGATGTTGACATTCGCAATCGGTTTGTCGATGTCATTCACAACTGTGCCTTTTATAGTTTGCGAAAAAAGCGCATAAAAAGGACAAATCATTAAGAAAAGTAATAATGTTTTTTTCATGGTAAACAATATTACTAAATTTATAGTGATAAAAAAGAGGCTGAAAAGAAAATTAATTTAACCGATTTTTACGCTCGTCATACTTAGCGAACCGCCAATTAAATCATCATTAAATAAAACTAGATCTTCCGATTTATTTTTTAAACCTAAAGAATAGATCAACGGCAAATAATGATCGGGTGTAGGAATGGCGTATTGCAGAGAAATTCCCTGCTTTTGATAATCGATAAGGTTCTGAAAATTTCCGTCGAGAAGCCAATTGTTTGTTTTTTCACGAGCTTCAATTGCCCAGTCCCAACCCGCTCCAACGGTATCAATATTTTTCCAGTCAATTAATCTTAGATTATGAACAATATTTCCGCTGCCAATAATTAAGATGCCTTTTTCTCTTAATTTTTCTAATTTTTTAGCCAAATCAAAATGATATTGAGGTGGCTTTGTATGATCAATACTCAATTGGATCACGGGAATATCAGCATTCGGATACATATGTTTAATGACCGACCAAGCTCCATGATCGAGTCCCCAATTGTGATCTTCTTCAACGATCGGATTCAAAATTTCAGCAACTTCATGGGCTAATTCAGGATTTCCGGGAGCTGGATATTGCACATCAAACAAAGCTTGCGGAAAACCACCAAAATCGTGAATCGTTTTGGGCATATCCATTGCAGTAACTTTTGTTCCGCGAGTAAACCAGTGTGCAGAAATACACAAAATCGCATTAGGTTTTGGGATCTCTTTTGCCACATTTCTAAAACCCTGAACAAACTGATTTTCTTCAATGGCATTCATCGGAGAGCCATGACCAAGAAAAAGAATCGGCATTTTCTGCGAATTTTTAAACTGGCTGCTTATATTCTGTAAATCGTTGAGATTCATTTTTACTAAGATTAAAAAAGGTTCAAGGTTAACTAATAATCCCTGAACCTTCTGATTTAAAAAACTAATTATTTCATTATTCCACGCTTTGTGGCTTGCAGAAACTTATTTTAAAATTAAGCTTGTTTTACAAACTGCAATTCACCTGCAATTTTCACTTCTTCACTTACCATTACACCACCTGCTTCAAGAGCTGCATTCCAGTTAAGACCGAAATCTTTTCTGTTGATTTTTCCTTCAAAAGAAAAACCAGCTTTTGTATTTCCCCAAGGATCAACGTTGATACCTCCGAAATCTACATCCAAAGTAATTGGTTTTGTAACTCCGTTTACGGTAAGATTTCCAGTTACAGAATTGTTAAGAGCATTAGACTCAAAAGTAATCGTTGGGTTAGCTTCTGCGTTAAAGAATTCTGCAGATTTCAGGTGATTATCTCTGTCTGTATTATGAGTAGAGATAGAGTCTACATTAATTGTGGCGGTAGTTTTTGCATTGGCAAAAGTATCGTCTTCAGCTTCGATTTCTGCATTGAAATTAGTAAAGTTACCTTTGATGTTAGAAATCATCATGTGTTTTACTTTAAAAGTAATCTCACTGTGCGCTGGGTCTAAATTCCATTTTGTAGCCATTGTATGTATTTTTTTGTTGTTATTTATAATGCAAATCTAAGCCAAGAATGATTTCCGATTCATTGATTTAGGATAAGAAATTGATTTTAATATAAATTTAATGAGAATTCTGTAGTTTTTTGTTCATTAAAGAAGTAAATCTTGTTTCAGGTTTTAAAATTCATAAATAATTAAAGAAAATAATTCTATTTTTGTTAGGCAATGGAAAATAAATCCCCGTTTTTAGACACTTTATTTCTTCTTAGAAAAGAGGGCGCACTGACTATTTTTTCAGATCTTAAAACACTGTCTAAAAAAGAGGAAAATGATGCGGAAGATTTTTTCGAATCTGAATTTGAAAAAGAAAGATTAGATTTTTTATACGATAAGATTCTATTCAATAAAGAAGCTGCCATTTGGGCTGCGAAAATTTTGTATCACAGTGCTCAGTTGTATTTAATAAGAAAAGATACGGCGAAAGATTTAGAAAAATTGATTCCTCAATATCAAGATGAAAAAGATGTTTCCTCAATTTTATCTGCAGATTTGTCGTTGAGGTTTTTACCACAATTGCTCGATGCACTTCAGGTTGCAGATTCTACAGATCCTTTGGTGAAAATGCTGGAAAATATTTTACATCAGTTTCATTATTCAGGAATTGGATCAGATCTAGATCTTGAAAAAATCAATTGGGAAGAAGAATTAAAAGACAAAACCTACCGAAAATTATATCTTGAAAGAATTGTAGAAAAGAAAGCCTATAAGCTTGCAGAAACTCCATACATCAACCAATTGCTGATCGCAGAATTTGGAATGTACAAAGATATTTTTTGGAGAGAATTAAAAATAGTAGAAAACTAATCTGTTTGTATTTCTTGGCTGAGTAGAACGCCTTTGTGAACTTAAAAACTGTTAGCTGTTAAAAAAAACTTTGCACTCTTTGCGCTAAAAAGCAAAAGCAAGAAAAAATATAAAGAAAAAAATGACTCAAAATATAGAAAAACTAAACAAAGTTCTCGCTTTTGTTAAAGACACTTTTGTCGGGAAAAATGACGTCGTAGATTTACTCGGAATCTGTTTGCTGGCAAGAGAAAATGCATTTTTGTATGGTCCTCCCGGAACCGCAAAATCTGCCATTGTAAGAACACTGGCAAATACGGTGACAGACGGTAAAAACTTCGAATATCTTTTAACCCGTTTCACAGAACCGAACGAAATTTTTGGTCCTTTTGATATCAGAAAATTAAAAGAAGGAGAATTGTTAACCAATACAGAAGGAATGATGCCTGAAGCGTCGATGGTTTTTCTGGATGAAATTTTCAATGCCAATTCGGCAATCCTAAATTCACTTTTGATGGCTTTAAATGAAAAGATTTTCAAAAGAGGAAAAGAAACAAGGAAGCTTCCTGCATTGATGTTTGTCGGTGCAAGTAACGTTCTTCCTGAGGATGAAGCTTTGAATGCGCTTTTCGATCGTTTTTTAATTAGAATTAATGTTGATAATGTAAATCCGGATCTTCTTCAACAAGTACTTTTAGCTGGTCGAAAACTCGAAAATATTCTGGAAACCAAAACTCCCGAAATCTTTTCAGATGAAATCCGAGAGCTTCAGAATTTGTGTAAAAATATAGACCTGAAACCCATTTATGAAGTTTATTTAAATACAATTATCAATCTTAGAAATACCGGGATTGCAATTTCCGATCGTAGAGCCGTGAAACTGCAAAATCTTATTGCTGCAAGTGCTTTAATTTGTGGACGAAACGAAGCGATTCTTTCAGATTTATGGGTGTTGAAACATATTTGGGATACCGAAGAGCAAATAGAAATTTTAGAAGGAATTATCAACAGAACGATTGAAAAAGACGACCACCCAAAATCTCATCCGCAAGCTTTGCAAAATAAAATCCCCAATCCTGAAGAGGTGATGAAAGATGTAAAGATCCTGATCGAAAAATGGAATAGCGGAACATTAAGTTTTGAGGAACAAAACGTGATAAAAGATAAATTAAGATATCTTCAAACGAGATGCGACTGGATCAGATACCCTGA
This region includes:
- the ygiD gene encoding 4,5-DOPA-extradiol-dioxygenase, translated to MNLNDLQNISSQFKNSQKMPILFLGHGSPMNAIEENQFVQGFRNVAKEIPKPNAILCISAHWFTRGTKVTAMDMPKTIHDFGGFPQALFDVQYPAPGNPELAHEVAEILNPIVEEDHNWGLDHGAWSVIKHMYPNADIPVIQLSIDHTKPPQYHFDLAKKLEKLREKGILIIGSGNIVHNLRLIDWKNIDTVGAGWDWAIEAREKTNNWLLDGNFQNLIDYQKQGISLQYAIPTPDHYLPLIYSLGLKNKSEDLVLFNDDLIGGSLSMTSVKIG
- a CDS encoding YceI family protein produces the protein MATKWNLDPAHSEITFKVKHMMISNIKGNFTNFNAEIEAEDDTFANAKTTATINVDSISTHNTDRDNHLKSAEFFNAEANPTITFESNALNNSVTGNLTVNGVTKPITLDVDFGGINVDPWGNTKAGFSFEGKINRKDFGLNWNAALEAGGVMVSEEVKIAGELQFVKQA
- a CDS encoding AAA family ATPase, with translation MTQNIEKLNKVLAFVKDTFVGKNDVVDLLGICLLARENAFLYGPPGTAKSAIVRTLANTVTDGKNFEYLLTRFTEPNEIFGPFDIRKLKEGELLTNTEGMMPEASMVFLDEIFNANSAILNSLLMALNEKIFKRGKETRKLPALMFVGASNVLPEDEALNALFDRFLIRINVDNVNPDLLQQVLLAGRKLENILETKTPEIFSDEIRELQNLCKNIDLKPIYEVYLNTIINLRNTGIAISDRRAVKLQNLIAASALICGRNEAILSDLWVLKHIWDTEEQIEILEGIINRTIEKDDHPKSHPQALQNKIPNPEEVMKDVKILIEKWNSGTLSFEEQNVIKDKLRYLQTRCDWIRYPEQKQYIQQEIESLWQKILQTV